One genomic segment of Suncus etruscus isolate mSunEtr1 chromosome 15, mSunEtr1.pri.cur, whole genome shotgun sequence includes these proteins:
- the SMURF1 gene encoding E3 ubiquitin-protein ligase SMURF1 isoform X2, with protein MSNPGTRRNGSSIKIRLTVLCAKNLAKKDFFRLPDPFAKIVVDGSGQCHSTDTVKNTLDPKWNQHYDLYVGKTDSITISVWNHKKIHKKQGAGFLGCVRLLSNAISRLKDTGYQRLDLCKLNPSDTDAVRGQIVVSLQTRDRLGAGGSVVDCRGLLENEGTVYEDSGPGRPLSCFLEEPAPYSDGPGAAAGAGGCRFVESPGQDQRLLTQRLRNPEVRGSLQTPQNRPHGHQSPELPEGYEQRTTVQGQVYFLHTQTGVSTWHDPRIPRDLNSVNCDELGPLPPGWEVRSTVSGRIYFVDHNNRTTQFTDPRLHHIMNHQCQLKEPSQPLPLPSEGSVDDDELPAQRYERDLVQKLKVLRHELSLQQPQAGHCRIEVSREEIFEESYRQVMKMRPKDLKKRLMVKFRGEEGLDYGGVAREWLYLLCHEMLNPYYGLFQYSTDNIYMLQINPDSSINPDHLSYFHFVGRIMGLAVFHGHYINGGFTVPFYKQLLGKPIQLSDLESVDPELHKSLVWILENDITPVLDHTFCVEHNAFGRILQHELKPNGRNVPVTEENKKEYVRLYVNWRFMRGIEAQFLALQKGFNELIPQHLLKPFDQKELELIIGGLDKIDLNDWKSNTRLKHCGADSDVVRWFWQAVEAFDEERRARLLQFVTGSTRVPLQGFKALQGAAGPRLFTIHLIDANTDNLPKAHTCFNRIDIPPYESYEKLYEKLLTAVEETCGFAVE; from the exons taTTGTGTGCCAAGAACCTTGCGAAGAAAGACTTCTTCA GACTCCCGGATCCTTTTGCAAAGATTGTGGTGGACGGATCTGGGCAGTGCCACTCAACAGACACTGTGAAAAACACTCTGGACCCAAAATGGAACCAGCACTACGACCT ATATGTCGGGAAAACGGATTCTATAACAATCAGCGTGTGGAACCACAAGAAAATTCACAAGAAGCAAGGGGCTGGCTTCCTGGGCTGTGTGCGGCTGCTGTCCAATGCCATCAGCAGGTTGAAAGACACCGGAT ACCAGCGTTTGGATCTATGCAAACTAAATCCCTCAGATACTGATGCAGTTCGTGGCCAAATAGTGG TCAGTTTACAGACGCGGGACAGGCTGGGTGCTGGCGGATCAGTGGTGGACTGCCGAGGACTACTGGAGAATGAAGG AACTGTGTATGAGGATTCAGGCCCAGGCAGGCCGCTGAGCTGCTTCCTAGAAGAGCCAGCGCCCTACTCAGATGGTCCTGGGGCTGCTGCAGGCGCAGGGGGCTGTCGGTTTGTGGAGTCCCCTGGCCAGGACCAGCGACTGCTGACCCAGAGGCTGCGGAATCCTGAGGTCCGAGGGTCACTACAGACGCCTCAGAATCGACCCCACGGCCACCAGTCGCCAGAGCTGCCTGAAGGCTACG AACAAAGAACCACGGTGCAGGGCCAGGTCTACTTCCTGCACACACAGACAGGCGTGAGCACCTGGCATGACCCCCGAATCCCCAG AGACCTTAACAGTGTGAACTGCGATGAACTGGGACCTCTGCCACCCGGCTGGGAAGTCCGCAGCACAGTGTCAGGGCGGATTTATTTCGTCGATCATAATAACCGAACTACCCAGTTTACAGACCCACGGCTGCACCACATCATGAA TCACCAGTGCCAACTCAAGGAGCCCAGCCAGCCGCTGCCTCTGCCCAGTGAGGGCTCCGTGGATGACGATGAGCTCCCGGCGCAGAGATACGAGAGGGATTTAGTGCAGAAACTGAAGGTGCTCAGGCACGAGCTGTCGCTTCAGCAACCCCAGGCTGGCCACTGCCGCATCGAAGTGTCTAGAGAAGAAATCTTTGAG GAGTCGTACCGGCAGGTCATGAAGATGCGGCCCAAGGACCTGAAGAAGCGGCTCATGGTCAAGTTCCGAGGCGAGGAGGGGCTGGACTACGGGGGCGTGGCCAG GGAATGGCTTTATTTATTGTGCCACGAAATGCTAAACCCGTATTACGGACTCTTCCAGTACTCCACGGACAATATTTACATGTTGCAAATCAACCCCGACTCTTCCATTAACCCT GACCATCTGTCTTACTTCCACTTTGTGGGTCGCATCATGGGCCTGGCTGTGTTCCACGGCCACTACATCAACGGGGGCTTCACAGTGCCCTTCTACAAGCAGCTCCTGGGGAAACCCATCCAGCTTTCAGACCTGGAGTCCGTGGACCCAGAGCTCCACAAGAGCTTGGTGTGGATCCT GGAGAACGACATCACCCCGGTGCTGGACCACACCTTCTGTGTGGAGCACAATGCCTTCGGGCGGATCCTGCAGCACGAACTGAAACCCAACGGCAGGAACGTTCCGGTCACAGAGGAGAACAAGAAAGAATACGTGAG GTTGTACGTGAACTGGAGGTTCATGAGGGGAATTGAAGCCCAGTTCTTAGCGCTTCAGAAAGGCTTCAACGAGCTGATTCCTCAGCACCTACTGAAGCCCTTTGACCAGAAGGAGCTTGAG CTGATCATTGGTGGCCTGGACAAGATCGACCTGAACGACTGGAAGAGCAACACGCGGCTGAAGCACTGCGGGGCCGACAGTGACGTGGTGCGCTGGTTCTGGCAGGCTGTGGAGGCCTTCGATGAGGAGCGGCGCGCACGGCTGCTGCAGTTTGTCACTGGCTCCACGCGGGTCCCACTTCAGGGTTTCAAGGCGTTGCAAG GCGCGGCAGGGCCCCGGCTCTTCACCATCCACCTCATTGATGCCAACACCGACAACCTTCCCAaggcccacacctg CTTTAACCGGATCGACATTCCACCCTACGAGTCCTATGAGAAGCTCTACGAGAAGCTGCTGACAGCGGTGGAGGAGACCTGCGGCTTTGCCGTCGAGTGA
- the SMURF1 gene encoding E3 ubiquitin-protein ligase SMURF1 isoform X1: protein MSNPGTRRNGSSIKIRLTVLCAKNLAKKDFFRLPDPFAKIVVDGSGQCHSTDTVKNTLDPKWNQHYDLYVGKTDSITISVWNHKKIHKKQGAGFLGCVRLLSNAISRLKDTGYQRLDLCKLNPSDTDAVRGQIVVSLQTRDRLGAGGSVVDCRGLLENEGTVYEDSGPGRPLSCFLEEPAPYSDGPGAAAGAGGCRFVESPGQDQRLLTQRLRNPEVRGSLQTPQNRPHGHQSPELPEGYEQRTTVQGQVYFLHTQTGVSTWHDPRIPRDLNSVNCDELGPLPPGWEVRSTVSGRIYFVDHNNRTTQFTDPRLHHIMNHQCQLKEPSQPLPLPSEGSVDDDELPAQRYERDLVQKLKVLRHELSLQQPQAGHCRIEVSREEIFEESYRQVMKMRPKDLKKRLMVKFRGEEGLDYGGVAREWLYLLCHEMLNPYYGLFQYSTDNIYMLQINPDSSINPDHLSYFHFVGRIMGLAVFHGHYINGGFTVPFYKQLLGKPIQLSDLESVDPELHKSLVWILENDITPVLDHTFCVEHNAFGRILQHELKPNGRNVPVTEENKKEYVRLYVNWRFMRGIEAQFLALQKGFNELIPQHLLKPFDQKELELIIGGLDKIDLNDWKSNTRLKHCGADSDVVRWFWQAVEAFDEERRARLLQFVTGSTRVPLQGFKALQGSTGAAGPRLFTIHLIDANTDNLPKAHTCFNRIDIPPYESYEKLYEKLLTAVEETCGFAVE, encoded by the exons taTTGTGTGCCAAGAACCTTGCGAAGAAAGACTTCTTCA GACTCCCGGATCCTTTTGCAAAGATTGTGGTGGACGGATCTGGGCAGTGCCACTCAACAGACACTGTGAAAAACACTCTGGACCCAAAATGGAACCAGCACTACGACCT ATATGTCGGGAAAACGGATTCTATAACAATCAGCGTGTGGAACCACAAGAAAATTCACAAGAAGCAAGGGGCTGGCTTCCTGGGCTGTGTGCGGCTGCTGTCCAATGCCATCAGCAGGTTGAAAGACACCGGAT ACCAGCGTTTGGATCTATGCAAACTAAATCCCTCAGATACTGATGCAGTTCGTGGCCAAATAGTGG TCAGTTTACAGACGCGGGACAGGCTGGGTGCTGGCGGATCAGTGGTGGACTGCCGAGGACTACTGGAGAATGAAGG AACTGTGTATGAGGATTCAGGCCCAGGCAGGCCGCTGAGCTGCTTCCTAGAAGAGCCAGCGCCCTACTCAGATGGTCCTGGGGCTGCTGCAGGCGCAGGGGGCTGTCGGTTTGTGGAGTCCCCTGGCCAGGACCAGCGACTGCTGACCCAGAGGCTGCGGAATCCTGAGGTCCGAGGGTCACTACAGACGCCTCAGAATCGACCCCACGGCCACCAGTCGCCAGAGCTGCCTGAAGGCTACG AACAAAGAACCACGGTGCAGGGCCAGGTCTACTTCCTGCACACACAGACAGGCGTGAGCACCTGGCATGACCCCCGAATCCCCAG AGACCTTAACAGTGTGAACTGCGATGAACTGGGACCTCTGCCACCCGGCTGGGAAGTCCGCAGCACAGTGTCAGGGCGGATTTATTTCGTCGATCATAATAACCGAACTACCCAGTTTACAGACCCACGGCTGCACCACATCATGAA TCACCAGTGCCAACTCAAGGAGCCCAGCCAGCCGCTGCCTCTGCCCAGTGAGGGCTCCGTGGATGACGATGAGCTCCCGGCGCAGAGATACGAGAGGGATTTAGTGCAGAAACTGAAGGTGCTCAGGCACGAGCTGTCGCTTCAGCAACCCCAGGCTGGCCACTGCCGCATCGAAGTGTCTAGAGAAGAAATCTTTGAG GAGTCGTACCGGCAGGTCATGAAGATGCGGCCCAAGGACCTGAAGAAGCGGCTCATGGTCAAGTTCCGAGGCGAGGAGGGGCTGGACTACGGGGGCGTGGCCAG GGAATGGCTTTATTTATTGTGCCACGAAATGCTAAACCCGTATTACGGACTCTTCCAGTACTCCACGGACAATATTTACATGTTGCAAATCAACCCCGACTCTTCCATTAACCCT GACCATCTGTCTTACTTCCACTTTGTGGGTCGCATCATGGGCCTGGCTGTGTTCCACGGCCACTACATCAACGGGGGCTTCACAGTGCCCTTCTACAAGCAGCTCCTGGGGAAACCCATCCAGCTTTCAGACCTGGAGTCCGTGGACCCAGAGCTCCACAAGAGCTTGGTGTGGATCCT GGAGAACGACATCACCCCGGTGCTGGACCACACCTTCTGTGTGGAGCACAATGCCTTCGGGCGGATCCTGCAGCACGAACTGAAACCCAACGGCAGGAACGTTCCGGTCACAGAGGAGAACAAGAAAGAATACGTGAG GTTGTACGTGAACTGGAGGTTCATGAGGGGAATTGAAGCCCAGTTCTTAGCGCTTCAGAAAGGCTTCAACGAGCTGATTCCTCAGCACCTACTGAAGCCCTTTGACCAGAAGGAGCTTGAG CTGATCATTGGTGGCCTGGACAAGATCGACCTGAACGACTGGAAGAGCAACACGCGGCTGAAGCACTGCGGGGCCGACAGTGACGTGGTGCGCTGGTTCTGGCAGGCTGTGGAGGCCTTCGATGAGGAGCGGCGCGCACGGCTGCTGCAGTTTGTCACTGGCTCCACGCGGGTCCCACTTCAGGGTTTCAAGGCGTTGCAAG GCTCTACAGGCGCGGCAGGGCCCCGGCTCTTCACCATCCACCTCATTGATGCCAACACCGACAACCTTCCCAaggcccacacctg CTTTAACCGGATCGACATTCCACCCTACGAGTCCTATGAGAAGCTCTACGAGAAGCTGCTGACAGCGGTGGAGGAGACCTGCGGCTTTGCCGTCGAGTGA